A single genomic interval of Zingiber officinale cultivar Zhangliang chromosome 4A, Zo_v1.1, whole genome shotgun sequence harbors:
- the LOC121972038 gene encoding low affinity sulfate transporter 3-like: MLQATMSSRRESETLMLVLNVSEPPSLWHELSGSIRSSILPTRNRPSSLTQWIVSVIYGLFPIVHWARNYNLKSFKSDLIAGLTLASLGIPQSIGYANLAKLDPQYGLYTSFVPPLIYAVMGSSRDIAIGPVAVVSLLLSSMTQKIVDPLADPTTYRNLVLTSTFFAGIFQVSFGFFRLGFVVDFLSHATIVGFMGGAAIVIGLQQLKGLLGISHFTNNTDIVSVIRAVWVALHHNWHPDNFLIGCSFLIFILFVRFIGVRKRKLFWLAATTPLLSVILSTLLVYLTRADKHGVKIIQQVKEGLNPSSVKQIQLTGSHVGESAKIGLICAIIALTEAIAVGRSFAAVKGYQLDGNKEMVAMGFMNIAGSLSSCYVATGSFSRTAVNVSAGCVTAVSNIIMAITVLISLEVLMKLLYYTPIAILASIILSALPGLINFKEAYIIWKVDKMDFLACFGAFAGVLFGSVEIGLLTAVIISFARIIIRALRPNIEMLGRIEGTNIYCNMKQYPFAITTPNLLIIRIDSPFLCFINANFIRERIIAWVTEGHDAIKEKTGIEVTSVIIDMSNVLNIDTSGISAIEELHKKLVSACVQVAVVNPGWEVIHKMKLSRLVDKIGARIFLTVSEAVEALASSAMKQENSDIV, from the exons ATGCTTCAAGCAACCATGAGTTCTCGCAGAGAATCTGAGACGCTAATGCTAGTGTTGAATGTTTCAGAGCCACCTTCTCTGTGGCATGAACTCTCAGGGTCAATCAGAAGCTCAATTTTACCCACAAGAAACAGACCTTCTTCACTGACCCAATGGATTGTATCAGTGATCTATGGCCTCTTCCCCATAGTTCATTGGGCAAGGAATTATAATCTCAAGTCTTTTAAGAGTGATCTTATTGCCGGATTGACTCTTGCAAGCCTCGGTATCCCACAG AGCATTGGGTATGCTAATTTAGCTAAACTTGATCCTCAATATGGCCTTT ATACAAGTTTCGTGCCACCTTTGATATATGCCGTAATGGGTTCTTCACGAGATATAGCAATTGGTCCAGTTGCTGTAGTTTCGCTTCTTCTATCCTCAATGACTCAGAAAATAGTGGATCCTTTGGCTGATCCAACTACTTACAGGAATCTGGTGCTCACATCAACCTTCTTTGCTGGAATTTTCCAAGTTTCATTTGGATTCTTTCG ATTGGGCTTCGTAGTGGACTTCCTTTCACATGCCACAATTGTGGGGTTCATGGGAGGAGCAGCAATTGTAATAGGCCTTCAACAACTAAAAGGGCTTCTTGGGATCAGTCACTTCACTAACAATACTGATATTGTTTCAGTAATCAGGGCTGTTTGGGTTGCACTTCACCACAAT TGGCACCCTGATAATTTTCTCATCGGATGCTCATTCCTCATATTCATCCTTTTTGTGAGATTCATT GGTGTGAGGAAAAGAAAACTCTTCTGGTTGGCTGCCACCACTCCTTTGCTTTCAGTCATTCTGTCAACACTACTAGTGTACTTGACAAGAGCAGATAAGCATGGTGTTAAAATTATTCAGCAAGTAAAAGAAGGCTTGAATCCTAGTTCTGTCAAACAAATTCAACTAACTGGGTCACATGTTGGCGAATCAGCAAAGATTGGTCTCATTTGTGCAATCATAGCTCTTACT GAGGCTATTGCTGTTGGCAGATCATTTGCTGCAGTTAAAGGCTATCAACTTGATGGTAACAAGGAAATGGTGGCAATGGGCTTCATGAACATTGCTGGATCTTTGTCTTCTTGTTATGTTGCAACAG GATCGTTCTCTCGGACTGCAGTAAATGTGAGTGCAGGCTGTGTTACAGCGGTATCAAATATCATAATGGCGATAACTGTACTGATATCCTTGGAAGTGCTAATGAAGCTCTTGTACTACACACCTATTGCAATATTGGCATCGATAATCCTTTCAGCGCTACCTGGTCTCATCAACTTCAAAGAGGCTTACATAATATGGAAAGTCGATAAGATGGATTTCCTGGCTTGCTTTGGAGCATTTGCTGGTGTCCTATTTGGATCAGTGGAAATTGGTCTCTTGACTGCA GTGATCATCTCCTTTGCAAGGATAATCATAAGAGCACTAAGGCCAAACATTGAAATGCTGGGAAGAATCGAAGGGACCAACATATATTGCAATATGAAGCAGTATCCCTTTGCCATTACAACACCAAACTTGCTAATAATTCGCATTGATTCACCTTTCCTTTGCTTCATCAATGCCAATTTCATAAGAGAAAG AATCATCGCATGGGTAACTGAAGGACATGATGCCATAAAGGAGAAAACAGGAATTGAAGTTACTTCGGTGATCATTGACATGTCCA ATGTTCTAAACATCGACACATCAGGCATCTCAGCTATTGAAGAACTCCACAAAAAGCTGGTCTCTGCTTGTGTACAG GTAGCTGTAGTAAACCCTGGTTGGGAAGTGATTCACAAGATGAAGTTGTCAAGGCTTGTCGACAAGATAGGAGCACGAATATTCCTCACTGTAAGTGAGGCTGTGGAAGCACTTGCTAGTAGTGCCATGAAACAAGAGAACTCTGATATTGTTTGA